One genomic region from Gossypium hirsutum isolate 1008001.06 chromosome D13, Gossypium_hirsutum_v2.1, whole genome shotgun sequence encodes:
- the LOC107943458 gene encoding prostaglandin reductase-3 — translation MELKPGLSALVTGGASGIGKALCLALASKGVFVTIVDFSEEKGKEVASLVEKENSKFHQNLGFPSAIFVKCDVTSLRDLNLAFEKHVSTYGGLDICINNAGIANTALFWKDQTDGTKTWKHTINVNLVAVIDCTRLAIKSMQALQKPGVIINMGSSAGLYPMYIDPIYSATKGGVVMFTRSLAPYRRQGIRVNVLCPEFVQTEMGEKVGAKYITLLGGYVQMENVVKGAFDLIMDESRAGSCLWITNRRGMEYWPGPAAEVKYLVRSSSSSRRKISFRAPLGAQLPQSFEKVVVHKLTHNFRDATHIVRAPLKLPIESGHVLLKIIYAGVNASDVNFSSGRYFLGNKKDLSSLLPFDAGFEAVGIIAAVGDSVSNLEVGTPAAIMVYGGYAEFMTVSSKHILPIGRPDPEVVAMLTSGLTASIALEKVGQMESGQLVLVTAAAGGTGQFAVQLAKLAGNKVVATCGGKEKARLLKDLGVDRVIDYKTEDIKTVLKNEFPKGVDIVYESVGGDMFDLCLNALAIRGRLIVIGMISQYQGEHGWKPKNYPGLVEKLLTKSQSVAGFFLPQYSYLWKEHLARQFDLYSSGKLKVAIDPKRFLGLHSVPDAVEHLHSGRSSGKVVVCIDPTFEQQMAKL, via the exons atggagCTTAAACCTGGCTTATCAGCTCTGGTCACTGGCGGTGCTTCCGGAATTG GTAAAGCTTTGTGCTTAGCTTTGGCCTCGAAAGGGGTATTTGTGACAATTGTAGATTTCTCGGAAGAGAAAGGGAAGGAAGTTGCTTCTTTAGTTGAGAAAGAGAATTCCAAATTCCATCAAAATTTAGGATTTCCTTCTGCTATTTTTGTTAAATGCGACGTTACTAGCTTAA GAGATTTAAATTTAGCATTTGAGAAGCATGTCTCAACATATGGAGGACTGGATATATGCATCAATAATGCTGGCATCGCTAATACAGCACTTTTCTGGAAGGATCAAACTGATGGCACTAAGACATGGAAACATACTATTAATGTCAATCTCGTTGCAGTTATTGATTGTACTCGCCTCGCA ATTAAGAGTATGCAAGCTCTGCAAAAGCCAGGGGTGATAATCAATATGGGGTCCTCTGCAGGTCTTTACCCAATGTACATTGATCCCATCTACTCTGCCACAAAAG GCGGTGTTGTCATGTTTACTAGATCACTAGCTCCCTACAGACGTCAAGGAATACGTGTGAACGTTCTTTGCCCTGAG TTTGTTCAAACAGAGATGGGAGAAAAAGTAGGCGCCAAATATATTACCCTACTGGGTGGCTATGTGCAGATGGAAAATGTGGTGAAAG GTGCTTTCGACCTTATCATGGATGAGAGCAGAGCTGGTTCTTGCCTATGGATTACAAACCGCAGAGGCATGGAGTATTGGCCCGGTCCAGCAGCAGAAGTGAAATACCTGGTGCGTTCTTCTTCAAGTTCCAGGAGAAAAATCTCATTCCGAGCTCCTTTAGGTGCCCAACTTCCTCAGAGTTTTGAGAAAGT AGTtgtgcataaattgactcacaATTTTCGTGATGCTACCCACATAGTACGTGCACCATTGAAACTACCAATTGAATCAGGGCACGTCCTTCTGAAAATCATTTATGCTGGGGTAAATGCAAGTGAT GTGAACTTTAGCTCGGGCAGGTATTTCCTAGGAAACAAGAAAGACCTGAGTTCCCTTCTTCCTTTTGATGCTGGATTTGAG GCTGTGGGAATAATTGCCGCAGTTGGAGATTCTGTAAGTAATTTGGAAGTTGGAACTCCTGCTGCAATCATGGTTTATGGAGGTTATGCTGAATTCATGACG GTCTCGTCAAAGCACATACTTCCCATTGGAAGACCTGATCCAGAAGTTGTTGCTATGCTTACTTCAGGATTAACAGCATCAATCGCGTTGGAAAAG gtCGGTCAGATGGAATCTGGGCAACTTGTCCTTGTAACTGCTGCTGCTGGAGGGACCGGACAATTTGCAGTCCAG CTTGCAAAACTGGCAGGAAACAAAGTTGTTGCCACTTGTGGAGGAAAAGAGAAGGCCAGGCTTTTGAAAGATTTGGGGGTTGATCGAGTCATAGACTACAAAACTGAAGACATCAAAACC GTTCTGAAAAACGAGTTTCCTAAAGGAGTTGACATTGTCTACGAATCTGTTGGTGGTGACATGTTTGATTTGTGTTTGAATGCTTTGGCTATCCGTGGACGGCTCATTGTGATAGGAATGATCTCTCAG tatCAAGGAGAGCATGGGTGGAAGCCAAAAAATTATCCTGGTCTTGTCGAGAAGCTTTTAACCAAAAGCCAATCTGTG GCTGGCTTTTTCCTGCCACAATATAGCTATTTATGGAAAGAACACCTGGCTAGACAATTTGATCTTTACTCTTCGGGGAAGCTTAAG GTTGCAATAGATCCAAAAAGATTTTTAGGCTTGCATTCTGTTCCAGATGCTGTTGAGCATCTTCATTCGGGTAGAAGCAGTGGCAAG GTGGTGGTTTGCATCGATCCAACCTTTGAACAGCAAATGGCTAAGTTATGA